The nucleotide sequence TAGGTCCACAGGCAGATCAACATCTCGCTCTACAACCTGCATACCTCCTCTCTCCAAAGCTAGTATCTGTTGATAAGATGATCTTCGAGAGAAAAGCATATTCTTTCCATGATTTCCAGTATTTACAACAATCACTGCCTCTGGGCCAGGTATTCCTGCTTTTGTGCTGTCCATTTTCTCACTGAGAGGAAGGACACGAGCAGATTGGTTGTCTTGGGGAGCTTTTATCACATTCGCAGATACAGAAGAAGTTGAACTACTCTTCTCAACTGCAGGCACAAATTTTTGTGAATTGGCAATGGTTATTTGGTTCAACGTATTGAGCTGTTCAGCTGCAGTCACAAAGTTGTGTGGATCAACAATATTCTTTTCGTTCAGATTTCCCTGATTGTGCAGTTGAACATCTGCTGGAATCTTTTTTGATGAATCAGCAGTGAGATGATTGGTCTGCAGATGTTGCTGTTGATTTGTTGCCGGTATAAAGTTTAATGAATCAACAATACGCATTTTGTTCATCTTCTCTTGCAAGTCTTTCTGAAGTGTATGCAAAACAGCATCCTGCAAATAACAAGGAGAGGAAAACTTAGGATCTTCTGGTTAATAGAAACATACGTACCCCATTAGCCTTTTGAGGACTCCCTCAAAATGACTTTTGAACAATTCAGTATgagattcaaaaaaaaaatcagtatGCAATGCGTACCACTTTAATTATCCAGTGTGTAAAATCCATGTTCATCAAAACTAGGAATCATGATAAGCAGATCTTATAGTTATTTACATATTTTCTATTACACATTTGAACAAATTTTGGTGAGTGATGTGTAGAAAAAACAAAATTGTAGTCTGTATTTTACTTCCATTCTCTGGTCTAGGAATTTATGGAATTCCTAGAGACCAGAGAAACCTATATGTAATCAATacttaaagggcgtacccagtgtagagagctcccgctctatgcggggtctgggaaagggtgtcagtggcaagccttaccctcgcctgtgcaatgcgaggagaccgcgactcgaacccaggaccttccggtcaggcggtaagactctaccgcttacacCAGACCCGCCCTTCATGTAATCAATACTtagttttatcaaaaaaaatatTAACTTGAATAGATAATAGATATACTTAGGCAATAACTAATAAAGCAGACCCACGTTTCATATCAGtaacataattttttttttttgagaaaaccaGAAGGAGAAAAGTCCCTCCTGAACTCATTTTATAAAGATATCAGTCTGTACAAAAGAGGAAAACAAACTATACAAATATCAGTAACATACATGTGTGCTTATTAGCAAACAGCAAAGGTATGAAACGAATGACCGAAATAGATACAAAGATTCCCCCTAAACAAAATTTAATGAGTTTAACTGCGAAAAAGTGATTGATAATCACCAACGTGGATTTCAGATCCTGGTCTGTGTGATTGTCCTCGACAAGAGCATTTGGAAGGCCTTCACCATCCACTGTGACATAGAGGAAATGCAGTGGTGGCAAACCATCTAATTTGGGAGCCCGAGATAACAAGATAGATGATTTATTTGGACCTCCATATTCCAGTATCATGCAAAACTCACTGAAAGGGAATGAAGCTGGGATGTTCCTTCAAGAtggaaaataaattaattatattATATTTGACAATAGACACACTGAAAACATAAAGCACACAGGAAAAAAACATCGTTTATGAAAAATGACAAGAAACTTTTTGGACACCCTTATAATTGTATGCTATTTTTTCTATAGTGTAGACGTGGCCTATATGTGATTTCTAAAATGTTGCCCATGCATAAAAATTTGAACTCTAAAGTGTTTTTCAGTTATGTCAGAAAGTATAAAAGGCTACAAAATAATCCAATGAGTAAGCAGGCAAATTGTTTGCAAAAGAGGAAAATGATTCTAAGCATAAAAAAGCCGATCAATTTTACACTTGTGCTCACCAAAATAAGTTTCAAATTTGATATTGAAATTTCTGTACATTTAAAAATAATGTGAAACCTCACCTAGTTTCAAATTATGAGCATTCATAATAGATTCTTAATCTCTTAGTAGACTGAATCATTTTAACATTTCAATTAAAAAATAGAACCAGAATATACTGCAACAAGAACTGATTGCATCCTTCCAGAAATTACATTGATCTCTAGTAAGTACAACAGACGGAGAATTGATTTCACCAGTTACAATCAATTAGTCAGATCGCTTAAGATACCTCCAAAATTAGGCATTTGGATTCTTTGCCTGAAGCATATCTTTTATTCATCTTTATAGTTTTATTATATATAAGTGGTGACATACCATGCTGAAGAACATATCAATATGAGAAGTTATCATGAAAGATTAAGTGGCTAACTGCAGGAACTAAATGTGTTTCTAACATTGATTTTATTTGTAGTAATATAACTGAAAAGATAAGGAAACAATGCAGATAAGCCTAATTTGAATTCACGTGGACTTACTTGTTATCTAGCAGAATGCAGTCTGATTTCCATAATTCTTCCAGCATACACGTTTTAGAGTTTGTCTTGATCACCGGATCTGAATAAGTGGTTGAATGGTATGTTTCAAACTCAACAGATGTTATCTTCATGGCAGTTAGCTTTTGACCCAATGGCAACCAGAAAGCTCTATCAGACACTATAAGGATCTTTCGGATCTTTCGGCCAATTTGGGTTTTAGATCTAAGGATTGTCTCAATGACAGATAATGACGGATGAGACTCTAGTAGTTGCTTCTCAGCTTTCAACCGAGCTTCACCAATGCAGCGTTGAATATTTCTTAACCTCTCAGGAATATTTTCAAATGTTCCAGTCAAATTGCCTACATACAGATAGGCAGCATGCAGACCAAAGAAACATAGGTAATATGCAACCTGTTTTAATGCATACAGTACAATAAGCTCCATCTTATCTTCATATTTACAGTAGCTATACAAGCCTTCTGAACCTTCCCCTGTTATCAGTTCAAGAAGCTTTTGCTTTGAAATGCTTAAACCTTGCCTATCGGAGAAAGAATGCCTGAAGTATGCACTTTCTTGCAAAACAGATGTATAACTTACATGGATGTCTTTGATAAGGCCTTGGATAAGATCTGAGAGGTTGACAGGATGAATTTCTATGAGTTTGTTAACTCTAGGTCTGGTTGAAAAAGGAGCTGCTTGTTTTGAAGAGGGGGTGTCTAAGGTAGAAATATCCTCATTTTTCCTTACTTTATTAGTGTCATTTCTCACATTTAAGTAGAAGCTTAGCTCATTGGACTGTGACGTTGACTTAAACAATGATGATTCCTTTTCTGGACTCAATTTATCCATGTGGCTATGACCTCTGACATCACTTTCTAGCATGTTCTTCTGAGTTGTTTCCAAATTGGCTGATGGATCATCAGGTATAGGCCCAGGAACATAAATCTCATTCTTCTTGTCCTCATGTTGAAGCTTTGCACTTCTCGGAAAATCCTCCAGAAAACTAATGTCAAGCGCTGgcatctgctggcaacttatttccATTTCAGGACTTAAACTGCAAGGCTTTACCTCCTCAACCATACTCGCATAAGTAGAGCAACTCTCCTGATTGCATGGCCCTTCTGATAAAAGATGCCAATCCAAATAGATCCCATCTGCTGCAGATAGCGGAAGTGGTTTTAGGGAGCAAAGTACTTCTATAGGGGGAAGCATAGATCTCATTGCTTTATCATCAGGTAAAATAGGTGTAGGTAGTGATTTGAAGGTATCATCAACTAGAGCCCATTCAGAGCTAACCACTGATTCATAGAAGATTTTGCTTGATCAAAGTCATCTTTGAATATTACCTCAGATGTATTCATCTCAGCTTTCACTGACTGAACAAGTGTCTTAAAGGCATCCTCAGAAGGAAAGTTGATAGTCTCTACTTCCTCCAAGAGAATGGAGCAAGGAAAATCTGAACAGGTCCCATCAGGTTTGAGAGGGTATAATGCTGACTTTTTATCAAGTAAAATATCATGATTGATCCTCACAAAATCCATTTCTGCTACATCCTTTGTTGTAATTGGTTTATCTGCTTGATACTCCACACGTGGGGCATCTTTGCAAACCAAGGAAAAAATGTCCATATCACATGATCTCAAGAACTCAGTTGAGCCAAATGATGGAAGACGAACTTATGCTCCATCATATAAGTGTTCAACAATATTATGAAAAATATTGGATACCGCTGTCTTTGCTGGGCACTCATCAAGCTCCCAAGAAATCATACTAGCCTCCAACTGGGGTATTATTTGACCATTCTCTTGTCCTGCGATTTCCATGCAGGAGCTATCTTTAGCATAAGGACAGTTCATATCATCATCATGTTTTACAGGGACTTCTACTTGATAAATTGACTCTGCAAGTTCAGCTGGATATGGTATTCTTGTCTCAGTATCAATATCAATGAAGTCCTGCAATAAATCAGAAGGAAGTTCGAGGACATGAGCACACTGAGAAACAATATAGTAAGAATATGATGCTTTGAGTTCAGACTTCATAAATCACAATGGAATCAAATGAACAAATGACAATGAGCATGCTAATCATAAGGTGTTTACTCCTGAAACCATGGACAAGAAACTAACGAGAAAACCCTATGTTATGTTATCATGCATGTATTGCCAGTGATGTACGTTCATATTAATATTGTAAGTGCAACAGTATAAAGCATAAAAAAAGCAACCACCAACTTGTATCAGAAGATAGTAGATTTCAATGATCCCAGTTAACATGTCATGTGCCAAGAGCTTGTGGTTCTAAGCACAGTATTTTCATCCATCTCTCAGAACCAAACTGCAGCTCCAGACATAATGTGGATTAGTGATCCCTATTAACATGTGACTTGCCAAAGAGCCTGTGCATCCAAGCACAACATTCTGATTCATTTCTCATAACTAAATTGCAGCTCCAACCAATATGGAATACAGAGTAGTAAATAGCTTAAAACTTAGATGAGATGGTGTGGAGTACCGGATGGATTTTCACGTCTGGGACACCAAATGAATAGGTGACACAAGCATCTGGCTCTTCATCATCAAGCGATGCAATTTTCTTCTGCAAAACCTTTGATACAATGAAACATCAGAGTTTGAGCCAGAGCAGGAAACTACATAAAAGTACAGGTGAAACTATTGAGATGCATCTTACCAACAGGAAATCGACCTCTGGAACCTCAAACATGGCCTCCAACAGGCCCCCTCGCTAACACCACATCACACAGAAACCACACATAAATCTCCTATGCAACAATCACAGCATAACAAAACAAGCAGAAACTACTATCACCTTGGTAACTGCTGAGGCCTCCAAACTGAGTCCCTCTTCCTTATCGCCCTTTGTGTGGCTGTCGTCCAGTCCCTGAATGAACACACATAATTTTCAGAAATACTCCATGGTGAGAACATCACAGCCGAGAAGGCGAGAAGCGCATGGAAAATCCAAACATATAAAGCTTCACTTGCCTTGGGGATTCTGAAAGCAACGGGATCCATCGAGCTAAAACCGTTCCCGTACACACCTCTACCGTAGAGATAATCATCCAGCAAGCCCTGCGAGAAACCCCTGAGTTACAAAATTTCACGCATTGAAGCACGGAATTGACAAAACCACACAAATCACGACTTCATCACCCTTCCGAACTGTCCCTCACTGAACCCATACGGCTAGAGAGTAGAGAACGTGAACTCCTAAGGCACGCGGGGCGGGCTCACCTCGTCGGCAGCGGGGATATCCGGCACAGACAGGGGCTGCGGGACGAAGGCGGCGAGGAATTCGGTGAGCGCGGAATCGAAGGGGAGCGAGTCGAGATCCTCGCCGGCCACACTCGGGTCGGGGAGGAAATCGGCGGGGAAGGGGAATGGGTTGAGGAGGTGGGGATCGGGAGGAAGAGTCGGGACCGGGAGGGCAGGGAAGGGCAGGGATGCTAGCGCTATGGCTaggtcggaggaggaggaggccgagggcGACGGCGCGAAGTAGTCGGCGGTGAGGAAGCGGCTCCGCATGGTGCCCGGTGAGGCGCCGCGGTGGAGGGGAGGGAGCGGTGGGGACTCCCGGTGAGGAAGCGGCTCCGCATGGTGCCCGGTGAGGCGCCGCGGTGGAGGGGAGGGAGCGGTGGGGACTAGGGAGGCTGGAGGAGTGGCATCTGGCCTGGCCGTTTTGGTTTGGAGGAGCGACGGGCTGTTGAGTGTTGAGACGGTGAATTCGAAATTCGAATTGGAACACCAGCAGGCACTCGAGGATTGGGCCAAAACTGCTGTCATGATGATGGGTGATGATGGGCTCAAACTGCTGTCCTGTTCCAGACTCCAGACTACGAAGTCCAACACGAGGCCCATTATCCCAGTTGACTGGCTATGGAGCAAAAGCCCAGGCTCTCACCCCAGTGATGCGCCCACTGTATACTCAACATAAGAATATTTGGGTAGTAGGGAATCTATTTTCTAATTATTTCATAGTATATATGCCACACAATATTTGCAGGTGGACATGGTGCAAGCATAGAAGGATACAATCACTCTTCAGTATTGAATACTGGCTTTGTTCTATAAGGTCACTTTATGTATGGAATTTTTCTCATGAAACACCCATCAAATATCCTATCCAATCTCCTATACTTAAAAAGTAGCATTCTAAGAGATTGAAGTGTTGCAACGGTGTCGACGAAATACGTCCGGCAGTCTACCAAgaggtatgcccatggtagtacatgaatcggtggaggtgcgcgtgagggaaCCGGATGGTgcacagaacgcaagagacatcGATTAGGCAGGTTCAGACCGTCagtttgacgtaataccctacgtcctgtgtctttgtggattgtattatgaCAGATTTGTTGAAAACAAGGGGGtctctacccgccttatatagcccagggtagggttacaggtcggttgtttctatcctgatcgaTTTACAAGATAGGAATTACAGAGATTGCAGAATCTAGCATATCCGAACAGATCATCCTTGATCGTCAAGGATCTTCACGCAGTCTTGCGAGGCATGCCGACATGTGCCGTGCTTCGCGCGGCGTAGTCTTATGGGCTAGGCCTGCCCTGGTGGCTCGGCCCATGTACAGCTCTATGGGTATCAGGGGTTATACCCCcgtagctagtccccgagcgtcttgtatccgctgagcaacacCATCTTAAGCGTGCCCGAGCTGTCCAACTTGTTGTCGTCCATTAGGAGCAAGCGTTCGACCAATTTAACTCAAAGCCGAGCTATTGAAGCAAGTGTTCAACTAGTTTAACCGGGCACCGAGCAGTTGAGACAGGCGTCCAACCAGTTTAACTAGGAGCCGAGCTCAGACTCACTCGAAGTCAAGGTTTGTCAGAAGGATGTAAGGTGCTCaagtaaaaaaaattaaagtCTCCATCttagatgaagtgtgcccacttaggtttTGCGCGGTGAAGTTAGACGCTTAGCGTCCCTGACTTAGTCAGCGCGAAGAAACTTAGTCGCTCAGTAGCAAAGAGAGATGCTTAGCATCGATGCCTTAGGAAAAAATTGACTCTGAGAACCAAAACAAGGATCTTGGATGATTACAGTCTACAACTTAGTTGCCCCATAGAAGACCAAGTTTAGagataagcacattcaccgctaggtgaagtgtgtccacttaaacctcgagcctgacagtaggacAAGTAGTCACggggtgctagggtccaaaacaGTAGTCTTCAGGTGCCAAagcagtccctagcttagctgagaAAAATTGTACAGTCATCGCCAGACGACGTGTACAcacatagtccccgagcctgcttgAAGATTGCGAagatatcttgtagcagggtcagag is from Miscanthus floridulus cultivar M001 chromosome 7, ASM1932011v1, whole genome shotgun sequence and encodes:
- the LOC136467408 gene encoding LOW QUALITY PROTEIN: protein SHORTAGE IN CHIASMATA 1 homolog (The sequence of the model RefSeq protein was modified relative to this genomic sequence to represent the inferred CDS: inserted 3 bases in 2 codons; substituted 3 bases at 3 genomic stop codons), with amino-acid sequence MRSRFLTADYFAPSPSASSSSDLAIALASLPFPALPVPTLPPDPHLLNPFPFPADFLPDPSVAGEDLDSLPFDSALTEFLAAFVPQPLSVPDIPAADEGLLDDYLYGRGVYGNGFSSMDPVAFRIPKGLDDSHTKGDKEEGLSLEASAVTKRGGLLEAMFEVPEVDFLLVLQKKIASLDDEEPDACVTYSFGVPDVKIHPDFIDIDTETRIPYPAELAESIYQVEVPVKHDDDMNCPYAKDSSCMEIAGQENGQIIPQLEASMISWELDECPAKTAVSNIFHNIVEHLYDGAXVRLPSFGSTEFLRSCDMDIFSLVCKDAPRVEYQADKPITTKDVAEMDFVRINHDILLDKKSALYPLKPDGTCSDFPCSILLEEVETINFPSEDAFKTLVQSVKAEMNTSEVIFKDDFDQAKXFYESVVSSEWALVDDTFKSLPTPILPDDKAMRSMLPPIEVLCSLKPLPLSAADGIYLDWHLLSEGPCNQESCSTYASMVEEVKPCSLSPEMEISCQQMPALDISFLEDFPRSAKLQHEDKKNEIYVPGPIPDDPSANLETTQKNMLESDVRGHSHMDKLSPEKESSLFKSTSQSNELSFYLNVRNDTNKVRKNEDISTLDTPSSKQAAPFSTRPRVNKLIEIHPVNLSDLIQGLIKDIHVSYTSVLQESAYFRHSFSDRQGLSISKQKLLELITGEGSEGLYSYCKYEDKMELIVLYALKQVAYYLCFFGLHAAYLYVGNLTGTFENIPERLRNIQRCIGEARLKAEKQLLESHPSLSVIETILRSKTQIGRKIRKILIVSDRAFWLPLGQKLTAMKITSVEFETYHSTTYSDPVIKTNSKTCMLEELWKSDCILLDNKNIPASFPFSEFCMILEYGGPNKSSILLSRAPKLDGLPPLHFLYVTVDGEGLPNALVEDNHTDQDLKSTLDAVLHTLQKDLQEKMNKMRIVDSLNFIPATNQQQHLQTNHLTADSSKKIPADVQLHNQGNLNEKNIVDPHNFVTAAEQLNTLNQITIANSQKFVPAVEKSSSTSSVSANVIKAPQDNQSARVLPLSEKMDSTKAGIPGPEAVIVVNTGNHGKNMLFSRRSSYQQILALERGGMQVVERDVDLPVDLILTAAVCLLWYDTRTSGSSELTISSDTSGITNFVEDIATYILMALSFCFCGCIMVFEVENHLLSAVLEASDSLYASAASLDMNLQLFFSQMPKSTDQIILNCIQNAVSINQAPCPQIPESESLVESFVTAFPSVSPLSAYMILSSDTLLDFLRWSHEQRTQAVENYRLPPQSISLFSALCKFSELGESKSVLTECSSVDSDISSALLQSARKKKRCATQDFSAAVSHPARPNPCTQLHGDCVENDNVLSPPKLRKFSHIDDMMPDLPEVFMIDQRLNMGSEGVSCQPRKYDVDAVTGIHVIDDDFINELTPNFRTYNERASSMVDMXNFSMQSKLGDKQPIRSSFRASMPSACITSSHPTFPSALEISNDPGNWDVSCGINQTWTDNVHGDFATSSGRNDLGSRYHEPRQEIMQTPASSLPFLKQDFGCHGASEGSGWEMDYLRQMNENRKARQEQSRCNVSATXXNSRTRDGSRILSVPPIESFRYQRNTDTPFRDQSPSDIESFRHRRNINTLLRDQSPSNEARRYEKGRGGTKAQSHRVRKDFKAQPSINHGKSIVPSIEPTWTPLDKRARQKLTFATHGSEKQTKLVWRHQSSPCVGCGFPKRY